Proteins encoded together in one Macadamia integrifolia cultivar HAES 741 chromosome 8, SCU_Mint_v3, whole genome shotgun sequence window:
- the LOC122086000 gene encoding DNA polymerase epsilon subunit 3-like, whose translation MAQAAAEVEELPRTIVRRVVKDKISRVSDEAEISVKKDALLAFSEGARIFIHYLSATANDICKDSKRQTINADDVLKAIEEIEFPEFIGSLRASLDAFRRKNAVKKAGAAKTKEAKKKRKMENKPPVQNGDSLHEEVDVGEGNEDE comes from the exons atggCCCAAGCTGCAGCAGAGGTAGAAGAGCTCCCGAGGACTATCGTGCGCAGGGTGGTAAAGGATAAAATCTCCCGGGTATCCGACGAAGCAGAAATCTCTGTTAAAAAAGACGCTCTCCTCGCTTTCTCTGAGGGTGCCAGGATCTTCATCCATTACCTCTCTGCTAC GGCTAATGACATATGCAAAGATTCGAAGAGACAAACAATCAATGCGGACGATGTTTTGAAAGCGATTGAAGAAATTGAATTTCCAGAGTTTATTGGGTCTCTGAGAGCCTCTCTTGATG CTTTTAGAAGAAAGAATGCTGTAAAGAAAGCAGGAGCTGCAAAGACAAAGGAAgcgaagaagaaaaggaaaatggaaaacaagCCCCCAGTGCAAAATGGAGATAGCTTGCATGAGGAAGTTGATGTTGGAGAAGGCAATGAAGATGAATAG
- the LOC122086115 gene encoding uncharacterized protein At3g28850, which produces MGCVSSKPFRKDFNQELLFCNGDYTNHVVSLTSSTYGVLNLDQEPVKETTMSLQVVSPKLQGKRMKEPEVINAWELMEHLEDEIPISTKDKRRPKSRVVDVDVRNPSKFFNEINSSKKQKKIAGKENKHRQSGYDGSVGRPEHNSKQLLKPFSSLENMQKATPRKVTPVDLKTNSFRGQSGFSSSRRSLSPLFDPELLESFERELSEEGEKIKKMVFPEPRIRKALDWESMLEQFEKKCPPRGENAVVIYTTTLRGIRKTFEDCNRLRSVVESHRIHMIERDISMDSGFREELRLLMGKKEVRVPVMFVKGRLIGGADEVVKMEEEGKLGVLFRGIPKASVGCEGCGGVRFIMCMDCSGSCKVLDVERKKMVKCGGCNENGLIKCPICC; this is translated from the coding sequence ATGGGCTGCGTTTCCTCCAAACCATTTAGGAAGGATTTCAACCAGGAACTCCTTTTCTGCAATGGAGATTACACGAATCACGTCGTCTCTCTTACTTCCAGCACATATGGAGTTCTCAATCTCGACCAAGAACCCGTCAAGGAGACTACGATGTCTCTTCAAGTCGTGTCCCCCAAACTTCAGGGAAAGAGAATGAAAGAGCCGGAGGTCATCAACGCTTGGGAATTGATGGAACATCTGGAAGACGAAATACCCATATCGACAAAGGACAAGAGACGCCCCAAATCACGAGTTGTAGATGTGGATGTGAGGAACCCTTCCAAGTTCTTCAACGAAATCAACTCGTCAAAGAAGCAGAAAAAAATTGCAGGGAAGGAGAACAAGCATCGACAGAGTGGATATGATGGTTCAGTTGGACGTCCAGAGCACAATTCGAAACAGTTATTGAAGCCATTTTCTTCTTTAGAGAACATGCAGAAGGCCACACCCAGGAAGGTTACTCCCGTAGATCTCAAAACGAATAGTTTCAGAGGCCAGTCCGGGTTTTCAAGTTCGAGGAGGAGTTTAAGTCCCCTGTTTGATCCAGAACTCCTTGAATCCTTTGAGAGAGAACTCAGCGAAGAGGGTGAAAAGATTAAAAAGATGGTCTTTCCTGAACCTAGAATTCGCAAAGCCCTAGATTGGGAATCCATGCTCGAACAATTTGAGAAGAAATGCCCTCCCCGCGGCGAAAATGCGGTAGTCATCTACACTACCACATTGAGAGGAATCAGGAAGACTTTCGAAGACTGCAACAGACTCCGATCCGTGGTAGAATCTCATCGCATCCACATGATTGAGCGAGACATTTCAATGGATTCTGGGTTTAGAGAGGAATTAAGGCTCTTGATGGGCAAAAAAGAGGTTAGAGTACCTGTAATGTTCGTGAAAGGAAGATTGATTGGAGGAGCAGATGAGGTGGTGAAGatggaagaagaggggaaattGGGAGTCTTGTTTCGTGGGATTCCGAAGGCCTCGGTAGGCTGTGAAGGCTGTGGCGGCGTAAGGTTTATAATGTGTATGGATTGCAGTGGGAGTTGTAAAGTTTTAGatgtggaaagaaagaaaatggttAAGTGTGGAGGGTGCAATGAAAATGGATTGATCAAATGCCCTATTTGTTGTTGA
- the LOC122086290 gene encoding uncharacterized protein LOC122086290, whose translation MPQGDLETLVCGVDRKVACESLVGDHHSPPDKPDLSEEAPPDFPAESFQISKEEELDWFDRNALYERKESHKGNSNPNSNSNSNSHSHTHSHPISNHSLNPNPSSQRFSLNFTPNTSIIGLPKPQKSCILSSKSRRSSRPPRPPFFPKRPSRSGKSLTVAEPSSPKVSCIGRVKSIKDKSLRSASARRPTEAVTIAKTSKSKQEKKTGFWANLMAILRSSCRDGSSVAVEGRPMESPSLASVPRWSFAERERKIPASMPLGEPTGLDGMKRFSSGRRSESWAVSDFDFEDSLPAVVVDSDAHSIWRRREVDPPKKIDCVRDWECEGPASV comes from the coding sequence ATGCCGCAAGGTGATCTAGAAACGTTAGTCTGCGGCGTTGATCGGAAAGTCGCGTGCGAAAGTTTAGTCGGCGATCATCATTCACCGCCGGATAAACCAGATCTTTCGGAGGAGGCGCCACCTGACTTTCCGGCGGAATCTTTTCAGATaagtaaagaagaagaactcGATTGGTTCGATCGGAACGCGCTCTATGAGCGGAAAGAGTCTCATAAAGGGAACTCTAATccaaactccaactccaactccaattCCCATTCCCACACCCACTCCCACCCCATCTCCAATCACAGTTTGAATCCCAACCCATCGTCTCAGAGGTTCTCCTTGAATTTCACACCCAACACGTCTATCATCGGTCTCCCCAAGCCACAGAAATCCTGTATCCTTAGCAGCAAGTCCCGGAGGAGCAGTCGACCGCCGCGACCGCCGTTCTTCCCCAAAAGGCCATCACGCAGCGGGAAGTCCCTTACGGTTGCGGAACCTTCATCGCCGAAGGTGTCGTGTATTGGAAGAGTGAAGTCCATAAAGGATAAAAGTCTCCGCTCTGCAAGTGCCCGACGGCCGACGGAGGCGGTGACGATAGCCAAGACTTCCAAGTCCAAACAGGAAAAGAAAACCGGGTTTTGGGCGAACCTCATGGCGATTCTGCGGTCCAGTTGCAGGGACGGTTCAAGCGTCGCTGTTGAAGGACGACCAATGGAATCTCCTTCGCTGGCATCGGTGCCCCGTTGGAGCTTTGCAGAAAGAGAGCGTAAGATTCCGGCGAGTATGCCATTGGGCGAGCCGACGGGGTTGGATGGGATGAAGCGGTTCTCTTCCGGTCGGAGATCAGAATCTTGGGCCGTTAGTGATTTCGATTTCGAAGATTCGTTGCCGGCGGTGGTTGTGGACTCTGACGCACACAGTATATGGAGGCGTCGTGAAGTGgacccacccaaaaaaatcgATTGCGTCCGCGACTGGGAATGTGAGGGTCCCGCCTCTGTGTGA